AATGTGGTTGTTTTGCCATCGTTTTAGAGAAAATTCCTTCAAAACTAGCCGAAAAAGTAGCTAAAGCCATTGATATTCCAGTTATTGGTATTGGTGCAGGTGCAGGAGTGGACGGACAAGTTTTGGTTTCTCACGACCTTCTAGGCATCACAAAAGAATTTAATCCTCGTTTCTTGCGCCGTTATGCTGATTTGAACGACATTATGCAAAAAGCTGTGGAAGAGTACATTAAAGATGTAAAAAGTAAAGATTTTCCTTCGAAAGATGAGAGTTACTAGGCTTTGAAAACTGATTGAAATACTATAAATTAAGCGTCTGACTGATAAGATACTCATATTATTGGTCAGACTTTTTTTGTACATTTATATTACTGTGTAAAAGCAATTTTAAGATACGTTAGAAAAATGAAACGATTAAATCGTAAAAAACTCCTAAAAATCACAGGAATTTTCTTTCTTTTACTTGCCATTTTAGCAATTTGGCAGCGTGAACTTATTGCGTATGGACTTTTACAACTTGGTGGACAGTTAGAAGTAATCAATAAGGCTCGCAGTTTTGAAGAACTAAAAAAAGATACCACCTTCCCAGATTCTTTAAAGGCAAAAATTAAAATTATTGAAGAAGCTCGGCAGTTTGGAATGGAAAAATTGGGAATGAAATTTTCTCAAAACTACACCAAAATTTACGACCAAAAAGGCAAAGATATTTTATGGAATGTTTCGGCTGCTTACCCTTACAAATTAGAAGCCTATCAATGGAAGTTTCCAATAGTGGGAAAATTCTCCTATAAAGGATATTTTGATTTAGAGAAAGCAAAAAAAGAAAGAGATAGATTGAAAAATGAAGGAGAAAACGGCATTTTGTTTGATACAAATATTCGTTCAGTTTCGGCTTGGTCGACACTTGGTTGGTTTGAAGATGTTTTGCTTTCCAACAACTTGGATAGAGAGGAAGGCGATTTGGTAGAACTTATCTTGCACGAACTTACTCACGCTACACTTTACGTAAAGGACAGCGTAGAATTTAATGAAAACTTAGCTAATTTTGTAGGAGAAGAGGGTGCAAAACTATTTTTAGAAAAAAAATATGGTAAAGATTCAGAGGAGCTAAAGGATTATATTTTTTCTCTACAAGACTACCAGAAATATAAAAACTTTATGCTTTCGGCTGCTAACTCTTTGGATAAACTTTATCAAAACGCTTCTGATAATAGTTTTCCACCTATGAGAAAGGAAGAGGCAAAACAAAATCATTTTAACCTAATCAAATCAAAAATCGATACAGTTTCATTTTCTAATCCCAACTGGGCAAAGCGTTTTCAAGAGCGAGAACTTAATAACACCAATTTTATGAGTGTGAGAAGATATAATGCTAGTCAGGATATACTAAAAACTATTTTCAAAGAACAATTTGACAGCGATTTAAAAGCATTTTTAACCTATTTTTCTGAAAAATATCCGTCTTTATAACCAACAAAGAATTTATGAAAGTAGATTTTAAAATTAGAAAAAAACAGTAGCTCAAACCCTTTAACAGAAAATTAATCATTTATCACTAACCATTCATCATTAAAAAAAAATGGCATTTTTAAGAGTAGAACATATCGGCATCGCCATCAAAAGTTTAGAAAAATCTAATGAACTTTTTGAAAAATTATTTGGCAAAGCACACTACAAAGTAGAAAAAGTAGAAAGAGAAGGAGTAAGTACTTCATTTTTTCAGTTGGGAGAAACCAAAATTGAGCTTTTGGAAGCCACCACAGAAGAAAGTGCGATTTCAAAATTTATAGAAAAAAAAGGAGAAGGAATCCACCATATCGCCTATGAAGTAGATAATATTTATGAGGAAATGGAAAGGCTGAAAGAAGAAGGCTTTACACTTTTGAGCGACGAACCCAAAACAGGAGCAGACAATAAGCTAATTTGTTTTCTACATCCAAAATCAACCAACGGCGTTTTGGTAGAGCTTTGTCAAGAAAGAACGAAGTAGAACAAATTTTGCAGTTCGGCAATTGTAAAATTAATATAGACTTTTTCTTAAAAGTTTTATACAAAACTATCCTAAAACAATTTTTCATCTTCCACACATGTTAAATTCCGATTCTGTACTTTCTGCCAATGAGCGTGTAATAGCTGCTATTATAGCAGTTATTATTCATATCTTTTTTGGAATTTTTCTATTTTTCCCCATTTGGGAACGTCCTATTCCAGCTCCCGAACCTGCTGGCATAACGATGATAAGTTTTGGAAATGTAACAACTGTAACTGAAATCCCTGCACCCAACGAAAGTGAGTTTAAGCCTTCTATTACTGAAAATGATAGTGAAGTAGAGACTGAAGAAGTCATAACAGAAACTATAGAAGAAGTGAAGGAAGTGGTTACGCCAAAGGTTGAAACGCAAGAGCCTAATATTGAAACGACCAAAAATGATAATAAAGTAAGTGTTACAGAAACAAAGGAAAATAAAAAAACAGAAAAAAAAGTAGATACTCCTACAAAAAAAGAGGAACAAAAACCCAAAGAAGAGAAAAAAATAGTAGAAGAAACAAAACAAGAGAAAGAATCTTCTAAACCAGAAACTACTACTAATAAAAATTCAGAAAGCAACAACACTACTAACTCTAATGAAAAAGGAGAAAAGCAAACAAAAGACAAGCAAGGAAATTCAGATGACCCAGCAGATAAAGGCAAAGTAGGTGTTGAAGGAGGTGCAGAAGTAGAAATTTCAGGTTGGAGATGGATAACAAAGCCAAAACCTAATGATGTTCTGAACGAACAAGGAACGATTGCTTTCAGTATTACTATAGATAAAGATGGTAATGTAACACAAGCATCTCTCAAAAGTAAAAGTAGTACGATTGGTATCTCAACATATTCTGCTTATAAAGCAGCCATCTTAAAAACAAAATTTGAACGCACCGT
The genomic region above belongs to Bernardetia sp. and contains:
- a CDS encoding aminopeptidase; this encodes MKRLNRKKLLKITGIFFLLLAILAIWQRELIAYGLLQLGGQLEVINKARSFEELKKDTTFPDSLKAKIKIIEEARQFGMEKLGMKFSQNYTKIYDQKGKDILWNVSAAYPYKLEAYQWKFPIVGKFSYKGYFDLEKAKKERDRLKNEGENGILFDTNIRSVSAWSTLGWFEDVLLSNNLDREEGDLVELILHELTHATLYVKDSVEFNENLANFVGEEGAKLFLEKKYGKDSEELKDYIFSLQDYQKYKNFMLSAANSLDKLYQNASDNSFPPMRKEEAKQNHFNLIKSKIDTVSFSNPNWAKRFQERELNNTNFMSVRRYNASQDILKTIFKEQFDSDLKAFLTYFSEKYPSL
- the mce gene encoding methylmalonyl-CoA epimerase translates to MAFLRVEHIGIAIKSLEKSNELFEKLFGKAHYKVEKVEREGVSTSFFQLGETKIELLEATTEESAISKFIEKKGEGIHHIAYEVDNIYEEMERLKEEGFTLLSDEPKTGADNKLICFLHPKSTNGVLVELCQERTK